The following are encoded in a window of Kitasatospora fiedleri genomic DNA:
- a CDS encoding DUF4139 domain-containing protein codes for MAGKRSVWESGLESVVVHAVGAVCRRRASGVVPTDGRVRVAGLPRLAAAGSLRVRVLSGDGRVAEARLEYPARVRSDGERPAWEQELKELRARVELLEERRARLEERIAEVAALRAVPPQRRRDEGHRRAPADAVLALAEFVDTRLEVLQERAVELAQEVRLAEHALLVAEERADARSSAERPGGVEAGACAELTVRGAGPVELEVEYAVPGAVWVPTYRLAHRRGERTARLVLRASVAQRTGEDWSGVRLALSTASLVRSGALPELASLRIGRRQAAPAPSGWRAQPAGLDDLFAGWQDAQRAKPEPYAASAPVAVAVAVAGGGPVPAPKPAPRPSARRASARAWGPAGAPGAPGFVPTPPPVPVAPVAASAPPPPPAPAGAVPPGQGYGGAAQAFGGAPQGYGGAAPEPFADFAPAAAPDPRPSADQLDYPAMVLAGPEEESYRRGRLFPEPARPGAGGGALHEAEAVGRLPLPRFGAPPRESAGAFDHRFDAQAPAHVPSDGVWHTVAVAELPVGVRTSYVTVPSVEEAVYAVLELSNATAHALLAGPVEVSVDGDFLLTAALPTLAPGGVREVGLGRAEELRVARHAEVRESTSGVLNSTTVLDHGVRIELVNRLPHEASVEVRERVPVSGDPEVRIEERPGWSPPAEPSAEVPASARVRRVVVPPGGSVELTGGYVVRIPAGKAVVGGNRRS; via the coding sequence GTGGCGGGGAAACGGTCGGTGTGGGAGTCCGGGTTGGAGTCGGTGGTGGTGCACGCGGTGGGCGCGGTGTGCCGGCGCCGGGCGTCGGGGGTGGTGCCGACGGACGGCCGGGTGCGGGTGGCGGGGCTGCCCCGGCTGGCCGCGGCGGGGTCGCTGCGGGTGCGGGTGCTGTCGGGTGACGGGCGGGTCGCCGAGGCCCGGCTGGAGTACCCGGCCCGGGTCCGCTCCGACGGCGAACGGCCCGCCTGGGAGCAGGAGTTGAAGGAGCTGCGGGCCCGGGTCGAGCTGCTGGAGGAGCGCCGCGCGCGGTTGGAGGAGCGGATCGCCGAGGTCGCGGCGCTGCGCGCGGTGCCGCCGCAGCGGCGCCGGGACGAGGGGCACCGGCGGGCTCCGGCGGACGCGGTGCTGGCGCTGGCGGAGTTCGTGGACACCCGGCTGGAGGTGCTGCAGGAGCGGGCGGTGGAGCTGGCCCAGGAGGTCCGGCTGGCCGAGCACGCCCTGCTGGTGGCCGAGGAGCGCGCGGACGCCCGTTCGAGCGCCGAGCGGCCGGGCGGGGTGGAGGCGGGGGCGTGCGCCGAGCTGACGGTGCGCGGCGCGGGCCCGGTGGAGCTGGAGGTGGAGTACGCGGTGCCGGGCGCGGTGTGGGTGCCGACGTACCGGCTGGCGCACCGCCGGGGCGAGCGCACCGCGCGGCTGGTGCTGCGGGCGTCGGTGGCGCAGCGCACCGGCGAGGACTGGTCGGGGGTGCGGCTGGCGCTGTCGACGGCGAGCCTGGTGCGCTCGGGCGCGCTGCCGGAGCTGGCCTCGCTGCGGATCGGCCGCCGGCAGGCGGCGCCCGCGCCTTCGGGGTGGCGGGCCCAGCCGGCCGGCCTGGACGACCTGTTCGCGGGCTGGCAGGACGCGCAGCGCGCGAAGCCGGAGCCGTACGCGGCGTCGGCGCCGGTGGCGGTGGCGGTGGCGGTGGCGGGCGGCGGCCCGGTGCCCGCGCCGAAGCCCGCGCCCCGGCCGTCGGCCCGGCGGGCGTCGGCCCGGGCCTGGGGTCCGGCGGGCGCCCCGGGGGCGCCGGGGTTCGTCCCGACGCCTCCGCCGGTGCCGGTGGCGCCGGTGGCCGCGTCCGCTCCCCCGCCGCCCCCGGCCCCGGCGGGCGCGGTGCCGCCCGGCCAGGGGTACGGCGGGGCTGCGCAGGCGTTCGGCGGGGCGCCACAGGGCTACGGCGGGGCGGCCCCCGAGCCGTTCGCGGACTTCGCGCCGGCCGCCGCACCCGACCCGCGCCCGTCCGCCGACCAGCTGGACTACCCGGCGATGGTGCTGGCGGGCCCGGAGGAGGAGTCGTACCGCCGGGGCCGGCTGTTCCCGGAGCCCGCGCGGCCCGGGGCGGGCGGGGGCGCGCTGCACGAGGCGGAGGCGGTGGGACGGCTGCCGCTGCCGCGCTTCGGGGCGCCGCCGCGCGAGTCGGCGGGCGCCTTCGACCACCGTTTCGACGCGCAGGCCCCGGCGCACGTCCCCTCGGACGGGGTGTGGCACACGGTGGCGGTGGCGGAGCTGCCGGTGGGAGTGCGCACCAGCTACGTGACGGTGCCCTCGGTGGAGGAGGCGGTGTACGCGGTGCTGGAACTGTCGAACGCGACGGCGCACGCGCTGCTGGCCGGCCCGGTGGAGGTGTCGGTGGACGGCGACTTCCTGCTGACGGCGGCGCTGCCGACGCTGGCACCGGGCGGGGTGCGGGAGGTGGGCCTGGGCCGGGCGGAGGAGCTGCGGGTGGCCCGGCACGCCGAGGTGCGGGAGTCGACGTCGGGGGTGCTGAACTCGACGACGGTGCTGGACCACGGGGTGCGGATCGAGCTGGTGAACCGGCTGCCGCACGAGGCGTCGGTGGAGGTCCGCGAGCGGGTCCCGGTCTCGGGCGACCCGGAGGTGCGGATCGAGGAGCGGCCGGGCTGGTCGCCGCCGGCCGAGCCGTCCGCCGAGGTGCCCGCCTCGGCGCGGGTCCGCCGGGTGGTGGTGCCGCCCGGCGGTTCGGTGGAGCTGACGGGCGGTTATGTGGTCCGCATCCCGGCCGGCAAGGCCGTGGTCGGCGGGAACCGGAGGAGTTGA